The window GGCGTCGGCGACCGAGCCGGCGAAGCCCGCGACGACCTTGCCGTGGTAAAGGCGGCGCACCTTGCGCGCCGTCGATTTCATGATGGCGCTCTGTCCGAACGTAACCTGACCGTCGCCCGCGATCGCCGTCTTTCCCTTCTGACGCACGGCGACGATGGTCGTCGCGTGAAATGTCTGTTCCATAGCTTGTCCTCCTACTCCATCTCGCCGCGAAAATCTTCAAGCGCGCAAAGCGCACGCTCGGCGAGCATTTCCTTCTTGCGCTTCTTGTCGCGGATGCGTCCCTCCAAGGGAGGCAACAGCCCGAAGTTGACGTTCATCGGCTGGAAGTGACGCGAATCTGCCTCCGTGATGTAGGCAGCGAGTGCGCCGTGGCACGTCTCGCGCGGAAACACGAGCGGCAATTTCCCCTTTGCGAGCCGCGCGGCATTGATTCCTGCGACAAGACCCGAGGCCGCTGACTCGACGTAGCCCTCAACGCCCGTCATCTGTCCGGCGAAGAGAAGTTCCGCCTCCTTCTTGAGCTGATACGTCGGCGCGAGAAGGCGCGGCGAATCGATGTATGTGTTGCGGTGCATGACGCCGTAGCGCATGAACTCGGCATTTTCCAGTCCCGGGGTCATGCAGAAGACGCGCCGCTGCTCGCCCCATTTCAAATGCGTCTGAAAGCCCACGATGTTGTAAAGCGTGCCCGCGGCATTATCCTGGCGAAGCTGCACGACGGCATGCGGGCGCACACCCGTCTTCGGGTCTTCGAGGCCGACGGGCTTCAAAGGGCCGAAGAGCAGCGTGCTTTCCCCGCGCGAAGCCATGACCTCGACGGGCATGCAGCCCTCGAAGAACACGGGCTTTTCAAAGCTGTGCAGCTCCGCCGTTTCCGCCGTCGTCAGCGCCTGCCAGAAGGCGCGGTACTCCTCTTCTGTCATCGGGCAGTTGATGTAGGCAGGCTCGCCCTTGCCGTAGCGCGAAGCGCGATAGGCCTTCGTCATGTCGATGGATTCGAGCGTCACGATGGGAGCCGCCGCATCGTAAAAGTAAAAGGACGCATCGCCCATCATCTCGCGCAGGCAGGCGGCGAGCGCACCGTCCGTCAGAGGGCCGGACGCCACGATGGTCACGGCATCCTCTTCTCGCGGAATCGTCTCGACGCGCATCCGCACGACCTCGACGCGCGGGTGCGCCGTGAGCTTCTCAGTAATAAAGCGCGAGAATCCCTCACGATCGACGGCGAGCGCACCGCCCGCCGGCACGCGAGTCGCGTCCGCTGCTGCCATGACGAGAGAGCCGAGACGGCGCATCTCCTCCTTGAGGACGCCGACGGCGTTCTCAAGACCCGCGCCGCGCAGAGAATTGCTGCAAACGAGCTCGGCGAAGCCCGCCGTCTTGTGCGCGGGACTTGAGTCGGCAGGGCGCATCTCATAGAGCGTGACCTGAGCGCCGCTCTCGGCCGCCTGCCATGCAGCTTCGCTGCCCGCAAGTCCCGCGCCCACGACAATGACCTTCTTCACGTTGTTGCCTCCGCTTCCGCCGCCTTTTCCGCCGCTGCAGCTTCCTTCGCCTTCTTCGCTTCCAAGCGTGCGCGGCTCCTCTCAATCTCCTTGTTGATCGGGTGATCGATGCGCGTCTTGCATTCCTCGTTGCTGCAGTAGGGCAGGATTCTTCCGTTCTTGTAGCGATGGCGCAGCATGAAAGCGCCGCA of the Selenomonas sputigena genome contains:
- the trmFO gene encoding methylenetetrahydrofolate--tRNA-(uracil(54)-C(5))-methyltransferase (FADH(2)-oxidizing) TrmFO, with protein sequence MKKVIVVGAGLAGSEAAWQAAESGAQVTLYEMRPADSSPAHKTAGFAELVCSNSLRGAGLENAVGVLKEEMRRLGSLVMAAADATRVPAGGALAVDREGFSRFITEKLTAHPRVEVVRMRVETIPREEDAVTIVASGPLTDGALAACLREMMGDASFYFYDAAAPIVTLESIDMTKAYRASRYGKGEPAYINCPMTEEEYRAFWQALTTAETAELHSFEKPVFFEGCMPVEVMASRGESTLLFGPLKPVGLEDPKTGVRPHAVVQLRQDNAAGTLYNIVGFQTHLKWGEQRRVFCMTPGLENAEFMRYGVMHRNTYIDSPRLLAPTYQLKKEAELLFAGQMTGVEGYVESAASGLVAGINAARLAKGKLPLVFPRETCHGALAAYITEADSRHFQPMNVNFGLLPPLEGRIRDKKRKKEMLAERALCALEDFRGEME